AAGTTTCAAGGCTGAGACACCCAAACCCTGCGATGGCGAGAGCCCGGCTGGGGACACGTCGCTGGTGGGGCCGGGGTGCAGGAGTGTGGCCCCTCGGGTTGGGGCGCAGCCGGGAGCCTCCCAGGCCTGACTGCGGGGCCCACCCATGGCAGGGACACTGCGTGGGGACAGGGAGCCGCAGGGAAGGGGCCGGGCAGCCGGGGATGGCTCTGGGGAGGGTTTGCCAGCACCCGCCCAGGACCTCCCTGCTCTGGCTCAGCGCCGCAGCAGGAATGTAAACAGCGGCGGACGGTACCTTGTGTGGGGCGGAGGGAGGAGACACCCCGCTCTGCCAGGGGCGTTCACGGCTTCTCCTGAGTCCACAGAAAAAAAGGCCGTGCTACGAAGGCTGAACTCACTTTTTCCCAGTCACAATCCCCCAGCTCGCCAGTAGCAGCAAAATGCAGCCTGTCCACATGCCAGCGGGTCAgtgggttatttttaaaatgcctttgagTGCAAATACCTGGTGCACAATTGACATCTGAATACCACTGAATGCCTTAATTTCCCAAAGGACCAGTGGAGAGGGGAGCAGAGAAACGCCCAGCAGCGCCAGGCAAGGGCCTGTGACGTATCCCAGCCCGGGTCACATCCTGCTCCTGACAGGCGGCTGCAACCCCGGGTTTACACTGGACACGGAAAAGGCTCGTGCACGGAcagaggggatggggggtgctgCCTGGCGCCGTACGTTTTCCCAGTGGAACATGTTTTCACGTGGCTTCTCCGGATtagcagcggcggcggctcccccctGAGCACGGGGTGGAGGGATTTGCAAAGCCAGGGGCTGGTTTTTACCCTGCGTGTTTCTGAGCGAGCAGCAGCCGAAAGGCAGCACCTCCTGCCTCCACCTGCCAGAGCAACGGCTGCAGGaagcagccgccgccgctgcgcaAAGGAGAAGGTCCCGCGCCCGGCGGGGCTGACTGTGGGGTTATTGTTAGGAGGCGTTTCAGACGCATCCTGCAGCGAGGGGTGGCGTGACCCTGGCAGCTGGCTGTCCCgcggggtgggcagaggggcaggAAGCCGGGTTTAGCTTGGCGAGGATGTTGGTTGAGCTGCTTTCCTGCTGCACAACCTCCtccaccagggaaaaaaaaaaaaaaaaaaaagaggtcaacAAACTTCAGAGCCCGGCTTTACAGGACATGAGACCTCCGgctggctgccagcagagctCAGCCCCGCATGCCTGCTCCTTCCAGAGCCCGTACGCTCTTTTTTGAGGGAAAGTCAGTCTCCTGGCGATGTTGTCCTCGATAACAAGCACAATCCCTGCAGCAAGGAGGGAGAGTGAGCAATCCTGCTCAGCTGCCACGGAAATATTTGCAGCCACGTAAACAGGGTACCCAAGGATTGTGGCCTCGGCGTTTTCTGCAGCTTCGGGATGTTGCTCGCTTTTAGGGACTGCCAGGCAAAGCAGGACCACACAGACCATCAAACTTCTCTGCCAGGATTATACTCATTAGCAAACAACCATCGAGATGTGGATCCCTCTCCATGTACGATGGAccaggctcctgggctggaggagtTTAATGCTGATTTCTTCAGAAAACCCTGATGGTGGGGATAAACACCCCCTCCTAACACACCCATCTGATGTCAGCGGCTGCTGAGCCCTGTGCCTGCAGAGGACGTGAGCTCTGCCAGCAGGAGAAAAACCCAGATGAAAGCCAGTGTCCCCTGTCCTGCTGGGGAcatccccagcctctccccagcacgTCCCTAGGGCCACCCATCGTTTATCTCCAAACCTATGTCTGTGtgtccttcctcccctccttggCTGTAGAGGGGTGTATgaacagtcctgctgctgcttttccctccctcctgcaacCCCTGGAAGGGGCCAGGCTGAGTCTGAATGTGAGATGTGGTGGCCAGGAGAGCGAAGCAGGGGcaccttcatcctcctcctcctcctcttccccctggCCCCTCTGCTGCCCTGGGACCCAGCACCCAGCGAGGCTTTTGCAGGCTgacagcagggtgctgggtggctCTGCATGTTCAATCTGCAAAGCCACCTCGCTTGGTGACATCTCGGCTCTGTGAGCTCCTTCTCCTGCCCCAAAACAGCCCAGTTTTGGTTCGGATCATCTTGGGGATGGTGGGTGCCATGAGGACGTGGGTGCCACAAGGACACGGGTGCCACGAGGATGCACAACCAGCTCAGAGCTGTTTCCAGGCCACCCCAGGGCtatgtgcctagaaagcagacaGCCCCCACGAGGGACCCAGGGGACAGTCCAGGCTCCGGGGAAAAGCCAGGGCAGCCTCGCAGCAGCGGGATGTGACGGGGATGTCGCTCACCTGGTGGTAGTGTCAAACTCGAAGGGAAAAATGATGTCGCTGCTGTTGCAGATCTGGCAGATGAAGCCACGCTGGGTGCACAGGTCGCAGTTGTAGACGTGATGGGAAGCaaactggagcagagactgcagGAAGGTCTCAAAGACGCCGTCAGCGATCTGCGGGGCAGAGATAGGTCAGGCAGGCGCGGAGCCCCGTCTCCCACCGGGTTTGCACTGTGCAAAATCCACATTACACCCATTCTTTGAGCTGCTACGTGAAGACAAGGCTGTCCTCCAAAAGCAACCCTAAACGTGTGCCTGGGTCACAGCAGGACCCCAGAGCAGCACCTACCACCTGCTGGGACAGGGCTCCCGGCTTTGGAGTGGATGCAAACTCCAGCTACCCATCACCTCCAACGTTATTTGCAATAGATACAAGTTTGTAcagagacacagcagcagcaatatGGCTTAAACAGAGGCAAAACACTTTATCTCACCTGGTCTCCGTCTTCTCGGAGGACACAGGTttgtgccagttattttggcaaattaaaataaaggcaaTTATCTGCCTTTATGCTGATGTGCAAGCTTGCAGAGTGCACGTGATGGATGAGAGcaggcaaaaggaaaacaaagctgttTGAAACCTTCTACCGATGATGATAAAGTGCCATGCTCGACAGAAACCAGGATGTTTTCATCAGCAAAAGCCCCAGGACCACACAAAGCTCTCACCTGCCTCAGATCAGTGACGCTGTATTTGTGGGGACACTCCAAGAGGTAGTGCCTGTGGTCAAGCCTGCAAAGAAGCACAGAGAGGAAGATGGTAGATGGTTTCCACCATATCCCCAATGGCTTTGGAGCACGGGGGAGCCTGGATGATGCAGACTCTTGAAGAAAATCACTGTAAACTTGATTTTTGCATCATGCCACACATCCCAAATGCTGCCAGTGGAAATCATGTGAGAGCATTtcaaaggaggggaaaaagaaaataaatctctcaTCTATTTTCCCAGGTGTTTCCTGTCCAGCCAGAAGCTCCTCTATCAGGAAGGTGTTTCCTGAGTCACATCTCAACCAGCCAACAGATGGACAACTCCTTACAGCAGACACGGAGCTGAAAACCAGCCCATGCCTCGGCAGCACCGCTCCCCGCTCCAACGGCGAGCGATGAGGAGGACCAGGAGACCATCGGGGTGCAAAGAGGAGGACGCAGGGGTAACGTCACCCAGAGAGGGGCCTCACCGCTTGCTCAGCTCCTTCAGGGCTCCGCTCCGGCACATGATGAGATAATCTCCCAGCAGTTTCAGCTGTTCCCTGCTCCGGAGGATCCGTCCCATCCTCTCCACGTGGTCGTAGAGGCTTTCGTTGACCAGCTTCAGGTCGATCAGCGGCTGGTTACGGATCTGGGTGAGGAACTTCAAAGCCTGACGGCAAACCTGGGGCAGAAGAGAGGCAAGAGGTGGACATGCACCAAGGAGCAGGCTCACAGGGAGGTCTAGGGTGGACATCTCCACCTCTGCTGATGGTGGAAACGTTCAGAAGGACCTTCAGGGAGCGTAGGCAGATGCAGGAGcatttccctgctccctgcactgACCGAGCCCAGACTTACCCCTCGTTTTGTCAGATCCCAGTTGTGGATGAGGCGTGAAGGAATCACCGTCTCCTCGTCCCGGTGGCAGCTGTCGCAGTAGTAGAGGCCGGAGAAGGCGCAGAGCTTGGGCTTCGCGAAGGAGAAGCCGATCTGCCTGGAGCAGCCTGCGGGGAGCCGAGAGGAGGCGATGAGAGGGGACCCACGCTGCCTGTTCCCATCGCCACCAGGATGGGGGGGGAAACTTTTGGGAGGGGGGAACGGGGAAAGAAAGTTTTGGGAAGGGTTGGAAATCAGCTAAAGTGCTTGTAGGATGTTCAGTCAgagctccccagcccctccctgcAGGCAAGGAGCTGCGATTTAAGACCATGATGGTCCAAAGGAGTCTGGACTATCCCTGAATCCACTTGAATTCATCAAGGGgttcaagtttctttttttttttaggaaaacatcCCAGTGGTTTAGGGAAGAACCTAAATCCCACCTGCCTGCCCCATCACCTCCACCAGTAACTTTGCCCTGTTTTGCCTTCACTCAGCCTTTCTCTTTCCCGATGCCGCCGCGCGGTACCAAAACCACATCGCACAGGATCCTTGTCTGCAAGGGATGAGGTTGGGATGGATTAAGCCAAAAAAAGCCTTTATTACAGCGGTGGGTGAGCCAGGAGGAACCCAGCTCAGGTCTTGGGGGAAATCTGCAGGGTTTTTATAGTGACTTGAAAGTGAGTGCATCTCACTGGGAGTCGGGAAGGCAGGAAAACCCTTGGTGCTATTTTTAATGGGTTCAGTTCTCTAAAATAACTGATCACATGTAAGTGAACCTCAGGGAAGGCTTTACCACCCCATCCCTCATGCTTTGGGGTCGCTGGAGCGGATCCCATAAGAAAAGTTCATGGTGGTCAGGTGTTGCtctttgaattaataaaaaaaaaaaaagaagattttatCGCTCGTTACACCCTGACATGTAAAGAAACCGCTCCTGCATCAGGCTTGGGCGTCAGGCTGGGAGGGAGGTGAAAGCGGGGCAGGCAGCCCGCTAAGAAAACCTACACATAAAAACTGGCAATTTGTCTTTTCAGCTTGCTGCCTCCATCTGTTGGTAGGTGGAAGATGCAGGACAGAGCCTGAAGGGGAAGGTAGAGACCaaatagaatggaaaaaaaaaaaaattaaataaaaggaagagagattaaaagaaaaaaaatccaacctgcTGGAGGGTACAAGAAATACAATTTAAGCAGGAGAGAAACCTGAAGTTTAATTAACTTACAAAGGTAAAGAGCAAATTACACCTCCTGTGGAGGTCAGCGAGTGTTGTCCTATTAAAGCAGCATCGCCCCGCGTGCCGAGAGGCGTCAGTGGAAGGTTAAAGGAATGTTTTGCAAAATCAGCTTGTCACACCCATCGCAATGTTTGCTCCTGTGCTGCTTTACCGGAAAAACAGCATTTGCACTTGATTGCGCTTTCCCCGCAGGCTGGGGCCACAAAATGCCCAGGAAGAGAGTCCTGGGCCTCTTGGTCCATCTAAGGTTGCCTTCAAGCCAAGACCCACCACTGTCTGTACCATACACATCTTAAAGAGGAGCCCAGTAGCAGCCCAGCTGGACCCgtgctggggtgggctggggaTTCAGCGTGGGGGGACTCACCAAAGGTGCCACCAACTGGGGACGGGAAGCCCCAGCGAGGGGCTTTGCTGCTACCTGGGGTTTGGGTGGGGAGACCAGCAACTGGTCTGCAATGGGTCGGCACGACTCAGGGCGCCTCTAATTGATGTCACCTCGTTAACCTGAATGAACGCAACATCACCCTCCAAGATGGTTCTGGGTTTTTGGACAAGCCCACGTGTACCTGCACAGATGAAGCTCTGCGAGTCCAGGCCTTTCTCCATGGGGATGGCCACCAGGTATTGCAACAAGAAGCCGTTTTCCTTCACGATGTTCTTCAGGATGACCTGGGAATGCCCGTCCAAGCTGCCACCCAGCGTCAGCGCCTCCTCCGCGCTCTCCAGGTAGGACGTGAGCACCCCTCGGACCAGCTCCCTCCACGAGGCCGCTTCTTCTGCGTTCTCAGCCTGCAGCTTCAGGACAGCTTTGGAGGTGATCACCTTGAAGAACGCGGGTCCCCCAAGGCTCGTGTCTGGAAGGATGTCCTGGATGGTCTCTATACCATAACTGTTGCTTAAAATTTTGTCGTTGTTCCTGACCTTAAAGCACTTTAAAGTTTCtagagacagggaaaaaataaaagggaccCAGGTTTTGTCTACGTCCACGTACAGAACAGCCTCTTTTATTGCATCCAGCTCCGGTTCATGAGCTGGAGTCCAGTCAAAGCTGTTCCCAGGCACGTCACTGTACTGGAGAAGAGCAGCGGAGTCGCTCTGGATGGGCTGGCCTTCGCCACCATCTTCTGGATACTCCAGTgtctcccactcctcctcctccagctgaggCCGGCACTTCTGCAGAGCCTCACGGATCCTGTCCAACCAGTCCTCGGCCTCGTCTCGAGAAGGAGCTCGTAGGTAGagttttttccccaggaaaaccAGCTCAAAACGGCCGTCCGAGTGCGTCAGCGCCAGCGACTCGCACCGCAGCAGGGAATAGCTCTCGACACAGATGCGGTCCTCGTGGTCCAGGAAGAGCCGGAGCTCCAGTGGCGACAGCTCGCAGGAAAACTCCTTCCATATCCCCATGGCTCCTCTCCGCTCCAGGCTGCCCAGCTTCAGGAGCCCTCGGAAAGGGTTGGAAAGACCTGGGGGAAAAAGCAGGTGTCTCAGCTGAACCAAAAAAGGGGAAGCCAGTGGAGCGAGCAAAGCCAATGGGCTGCTCGCAGTGAGCAACCAGAGGCATCACAGCTTTGGTCCTGGTGGACGGTGGGATGGGGCAGGAGTTTATAGGACCTTGGTCTCCATCATCTGCCCACCTGTATTGAGGCTGAGAATGAGTGGGATGGCATAAAGGAAACGTGTCCCGCAGGGTGGACAGAGACACGGGACAGAGGCACCCAGCGCATCCCCTCTCCTCCTAAAACACTTCCACCAGAGCCATCATGGGCTCAGCAACGCCAAGGGAAGCTGCCCCACTGCCTTCTGCAGCTTCCAGTGCTGCCATCAGCTCAGCAACGGCAAACGGCTGCTTCCCAAACAGCCCCTCAGCCAAAACACCCCCCAGCCCCTGAGCAGTGCCCGGCGTAGGCGCTCAACgaaagcaggagagaggagggcGGCACGTACCCATCTGCCTGCGATGCACAACGCTGAAGCCCTTTTGTTCCCGTTCAGGTGACATTTTGGGCTTCCCACTCTCTGAGGATGGCACCGACAGCCTTTCCAAGTCCAGAGCACTAATGAGCCCTGGGGCCAGCCCCTCGCCAGCCTCCTCCGGCCCAAAGCCGTTGGTGTCGGCCGTGTTTTCGCTGCTCTCTCCTGGAGAAGGTCTGTAGAAATCATCTTCCGAGATCcagctctttcttttctgttcaaaaataataataaatatattaattatcaAATTTATCGAGCATCCTGTGCCCCTCAAACACACACGCCCACAGTGACCCCTCCATGGGGGCTGCTCCTGAGCAGACTGAACCCCAGGCAGCGATGCCGGCCATTCCCACGCCGATGGCTCCCCTGCTCCCTCCGATCAGGGAATGTTCCTCAGGACTGGGCTGGCAGCTGGCAAATACTGGGATCATATACTGGTGGGATTATAAACTCCAAAATGGATCAGTTCTCTCCCCCTAAAATCATTGAGGGCTCAGAGGAGAGCACATTCCTGGCAGTAACCACATACAAGATATCTGGCCCAGGAAGAATTTCTGATAGAGAGTGAAAAACCAGCTCTGCCATGGAAGTGTATGAGGTCGCCTGGAGCAGCGGTACCATCCTTGTTCCAGAAAGAATAGAGATGGGGCAAAGTAAAGAGAAGATGTCCAGGATGAAAGAGAGACTTACGGCTTACAAGCAGATGCTACAAACACCAGGCCTGATCAGTACAGGGAaaaagcaaggcagggagggCGGAGGAAACCTTTGTCTCCATATATCAGGAGGGGATGAGACCCATGAGCATAAGAAACCTTGTtaagctgaaagaaaacatggCTGTTAACTTCTTCAGCAGTTTTTCTGGCTACAAGAACAGAGCGAGGTTCTGGAACAGGGTCCCTGAACAAACACCAGGAGCGAAACGTGACCCAGCTGCCTCGGCAAAAGGGAGCAGCTTCCTGAGACCCAGAGCATCCCTGCCAGGGCTGCATCCCCCCAGCAACGACTTCTCAACTACCCCACCCTGCTTTCCAAAAGCCTTTAATTCTGAGTAACAAATTAAATGACAGCAGAAGTGCTGTCACCACCCCGCAGCGAGGATCACGGGTGGCTTGTGGTGCAGCTCCCAGCGCACAGGCAGGCTCGGCTTACTCCTGGAGCAGGAACGCAGGTCACTCCGTGAGTCATGCGAAAGCAGGGGGGAATTTCCTGTTGACACCATATGTTATACATAGATTAGGTCAAACTGGCCCAACGCCATGAGGAAGAAGCGGAAATGGGATAACTGGGAGGGAGCCGAAAGGAGCAGAGACCAAAAAGAGAAACTGTTTTGGGGGGGGTATGAAGTATATCTTAACCTCACCAGGATGGAGATGATGGGAATCCGGATGGAAACAATGGGAACCAGGATGGAAAAGTCAGTAACAAATTCAACAGAGGACAAAGATGTTCAAAGAGTTTCCTACAAGCAAATGCCAGTGAATCAGCTCCTTGGTGGCAGCAGGGGAACTCCACTGCTGTTTAAGCTAGCCTAAGCACCAGGGAATGCCATCCTGCTCTGGGAACAGATGTGCTGCGTGAatatttttccactggaaaactaATTTGTTTCCTGTCCAGTCaacccttctccctcctcttgtGTGGACCATAAATGAAGAAAAGTCCCCATGAGAAACCTGACACTCAGGCTGTTTTATTGGCTTGCACACAGCCTGTGGCCAGATTTGTGTGAGAGCTCATCACTCTACAGATATtgttaacaaaaccaaaaacttccTGTTGCAGCCGCTCTTGGCAAGGGATGACTGGCAGGCCAGGCAGGGTTTCAAACGCTTTGGTGCCTCTTTTACCAGGGAATATCGCCTTTGACCCAATTTCTCCCAGGGCAGTGGCATGGAcacagttcacagaatcacagaatcatcttgattggaaaagcccttgaagctcctccagtccaaccatgaacctcaccctgaccgttcccaactccaccagatccctcagcgctggctcaacccgactcttcaacgcctccagggatggggactccccccctgccctgggcagcccattccaacgcccaacaaccccttctgcaaagaaatccttcctaagagccagtctgaccctgccctggcgcagcttgaggccattccctcttggcctggccctgggtccttggctcaagagactcatcccccctctctgcaccctcctttcagggagttgcagagggccatgaggtctcccctcagcctcctcttctccagactaaacccccccagttccctcagccgctccccatcagacctgtgctccagaccctgcaccagctccgttgcccttctctggacacgctcgagtcattcaatggcctttttggagtgaggggcccaaaactgaacccactcatcgaggtgtggcctccccagtgccgagcacaggggtcagatcccttccctgtccctgctggccacgctattgctgatacaagccaggatgccattggccttcttggccacctgggcacactgctggctcatgttcagccatgGGGTTCAGTTCCACGGGGTTCAGGAAGATGCTCATGGAGCAGGAAGCATCACTTACAACCAACTTGCTGTCAGGAGAGTGGAAGCAGCACAGAAGATATTTGGGGAAACCAGTGCCTACTCAGAAGCTGTCACCagttttactttcattttgcatTAGATCCGCTGGTCAGGAAGCACAAAAACAAGGAGATGATAGCAAGTGAGCTGCCAGACAACCGTAACACCTACCGGACAACCCAGCAGCGGAGAGAGGAGGTATTCTGCCGTCGGGCTGCGGACTGCCTGGCTCACCTCGCTGCCGCCCACCGTGCCGCTGCCGCCTGTCTCTCCTCTGCTCGGACCACCACGCCGTGGGACCCAAACGCCAGCCGTGTCGCCGGCTCGTGGTGCCACATCCCCATCGCCAGCGGCCACCGCGGCGCTCGGCCCAGTGCAGCCTGGACTGTCGGGGGGCGGCTGCTGGCGAGCTgctggggccggggggccgggtgatggggctggggggcaggcgGGCTGCCGGGGGGAGCAGCCCAGCGTGCTGGGGACCAGCCGTCCCTCTGGGGCTTCCAGGCTTGGCTTGGCTTTGCTGAACTCAGACAACACCCTTGAAACAGAAAAGTGACCAGGTTGAACAGAGCTACGTTAATCAGAACCTATAAAAAAAACAGTTATTGCAAATTAGACCAGCCCCCAAAAGAGGGCTCAGCATCACTGCTCGTCCCCTGCGGGCTGGCAGCACTGTACAGCTGCAAAAAACCCCTGTGGCACTGATCATGCTAACAGAAAAATGTGTGATTTGTGCCCTACGGTGCAGCAGTTAACCCCACTGCAGGCAAGGACCCTCCCTGGAAAGGACGCACTTCCAAATTATGCACATTAATGGGGTTTAATTTGCTTCCGATGGACATCTCCTAATGGAGGGAGAGCGCTGGgtgctccccacagccccagccccacataCAGCTCCCAGACATGTATCCAGCCCTGTGCcaaatttcaaatgttttcataacCATTAATGAGCAATTCTTAGTGGAGCCTGGCCAGATGAGACACTGTTCCCATGCCCCTGCTTCGTCACCAGCTAGGTCGAATTAAACCAGCCCaagattaaaattcaaaatgacaTCTTTCCATCACGAGTTTAATCCAATCAGGGCAGGTTCTTCCAGGATCACCATAAGATGCAACATCTTAGAAGTAGGTAATGATGGCATTATCGATGGGGAAGAACAACCGCAGCTCTAAAACCTCCTGAAGACCCTTATTGG
This genomic stretch from Strix aluco isolate bStrAlu1 chromosome 24, bStrAlu1.hap1, whole genome shotgun sequence harbors:
- the PLEKHM1 gene encoding pleckstrin homology domain-containing family M member 1 isoform X1 — encoded protein: MHSSHADDPKEAIQLIKKQLVNAIKALQKQYVTSDAVVTSDDGNANTLCSALEAVFVHGLKAKHIKTESGGKGKKAGGRGPLPQPVFWGLLKSITHRNIVSELEQLIFINTDVGRCRAWLRLALNDGLVECYLKLLLRERSRLPEYYQATALLLDAEECEFLLSYLQGLSSLTFELSYKSAVLNEWTITPLSLSGLCPVSELLEPLTSSTSEPHRKASLGSISQSSGSDEIEIQPSVLPIGKASSKIKLTSSSLSLNTTSSSQLSSSLGSDSVLPAHCARSPERSEEPLSCDSALGTATTEDLDRSLQEVLSEFSKAKPSLEAPEGRLVPSTLGCSPRQPACPPAPSPGPPAPAARQQPPPDSPGCTGPSAAVAAGDGDVAPRAGDTAGVWVPRRGGPSRGETGGSGTVGGSEVSQAVRSPTAEYLLSPLLGCPKRKSWISEDDFYRPSPGESSENTADTNGFGPEEAGEGLAPGLISALDLERLSVPSSESGKPKMSPEREQKGFSVVHRRQMGLSNPFRGLLKLGSLERRGAMGIWKEFSCELSPLELRLFLDHEDRICVESYSLLRCESLALTHSDGRFELVFLGKKLYLRAPSRDEAEDWLDRIREALQKCRPQLEEEEWETLEYPEDGGEGQPIQSDSAALLQYSDVPGNSFDWTPAHEPELDAIKEAVLYVDVDKTWVPFIFSLSLETLKCFKVRNNDKILSNSYGIETIQDILPDTSLGGPAFFKVITSKAVLKLQAENAEEAASWRELVRGVLTSYLESAEEALTLGGSLDGHSQVILKNIVKENGFLLQYLVAIPMEKGLDSQSFICAGCSRQIGFSFAKPKLCAFSGLYYCDSCHRDEETVIPSRLIHNWDLTKRGVCRQALKFLTQIRNQPLIDLKLVNESLYDHVERMGRILRSREQLKLLGDYLIMCRSGALKELSKRLDHRHYLLECPHKYSVTDLRQIADGVFETFLQSLLQFASHHVYNCDLCTQRGFICQICNSSDIIFPFEFDTTTRCSKCKTVFHRDCQAGAKSCPRCERRQRYLRKLEAEASAEPSL
- the PLEKHM1 gene encoding pleckstrin homology domain-containing family M member 1 isoform X2, with product MERNIVSELEQLIFINTDVGRCRAWLRLALNDGLVECYLKLLLRERSRLPEYYQATALLLDAEECEFLLSYLQGLSSLTFELSYKSAVLNEWTITPLSLSGLCPVSELLEPLTSSTSEPHRKASLGSISQSSGSDEIEIQPSVLPIGKASSKIKLTSSSLSLNTTSSSQLSSSLGSDSVLPAHCARSPERSEEPLSCDSALGTATTEDLDRSLQEVLSEFSKAKPSLEAPEGRLVPSTLGCSPRQPACPPAPSPGPPAPAARQQPPPDSPGCTGPSAAVAAGDGDVAPRAGDTAGVWVPRRGGPSRGETGGSGTVGGSEVSQAVRSPTAEYLLSPLLGCPKRKSWISEDDFYRPSPGESSENTADTNGFGPEEAGEGLAPGLISALDLERLSVPSSESGKPKMSPEREQKGFSVVHRRQMGLSNPFRGLLKLGSLERRGAMGIWKEFSCELSPLELRLFLDHEDRICVESYSLLRCESLALTHSDGRFELVFLGKKLYLRAPSRDEAEDWLDRIREALQKCRPQLEEEEWETLEYPEDGGEGQPIQSDSAALLQYSDVPGNSFDWTPAHEPELDAIKEAVLYVDVDKTWVPFIFSLSLETLKCFKVRNNDKILSNSYGIETIQDILPDTSLGGPAFFKVITSKAVLKLQAENAEEAASWRELVRGVLTSYLESAEEALTLGGSLDGHSQVILKNIVKENGFLLQYLVAIPMEKGLDSQSFICAGCSRQIGFSFAKPKLCAFSGLYYCDSCHRDEETVIPSRLIHNWDLTKRGVCRQALKFLTQIRNQPLIDLKLVNESLYDHVERMGRILRSREQLKLLGDYLIMCRSGALKELSKRLDHRHYLLECPHKYSVTDLRQIADGVFETFLQSLLQFASHHVYNCDLCTQRGFICQICNSSDIIFPFEFDTTTRCSKCKTVFHRDCQAGAKSCPRCERRQRYLRKLEAEASAEPSL